In Triticum urartu cultivar G1812 chromosome 6, Tu2.1, whole genome shotgun sequence, the following proteins share a genomic window:
- the LOC125515888 gene encoding histone H3.2: MARTKQTARKSTGGKAPRKQLATKAARKSAPATGGVKKPHRFRPGTVALREIRKYQKSTELLIRKLPFQRLVREIAQDFKTDLRFQSSAVSALQEAAEAYLVGLFEDTNLCAIHAKRVTIMPKDIQLARRIRGERA, from the coding sequence ATGGCCCGCACGAAGCAGACGGCGAGGAAGTCCACCGGCGGCAAGGCGCCGCGGAAGCAGCTGGCCACCAAGGCGGCGCGCAAGTCGGCGCCGGCCACCGGCGGCGTCAAGAAGCCGCACCGCTTCCGCCCGGGCACCGTGGCGCTCCGGGAGATCCGCAAGTACCAGAAGAGCACGGAGCTGCTCATCCGCAAGCTGCCCTTCCAGCGCCTCGTCCGGGAGATCGCGCAGGACTTCAAGACCGACCTCCGCTTCCAGAGCTCCGCCGTCTCCGCGCTGCAGGAGGCCGCCGAGGCGTACCTCGTCGGGCTCTTCGAGGACACCAACCTCTGCGCCATCCACGCCAAGCGCGTCACCATCATGCCCAAGGACATCCAGCTCGCAAGACGCATCCGGGGCGAGAGGGCCTAG
- the LOC125515891 gene encoding histone H4 yields MSGRGKGGKGLGKGGAKRHRKVLRDNIQGITKPAIRRLARRGGVKRISGLIYEETRGVLKIFLENVIRDAVTYTEHARRKTVTAMDVVYALKRQGRTLYGFGG; encoded by the coding sequence ATGTCCGGCCGCGGCAAGGGAGGGAAGGGGCTAGGCAAGGGCGGCGCCAAGCGCCACCGGAAGGTGCTACGCGACAACATCCAGGGCATCACCAAGCCCGCCATCCGCCGTCTGGCTCGCCGTGGCGGTGTGAAGCGCATCTCGGGGCTCATCTACGAGGAGACCCGCGGCGTGCTCAAGATCTTCCTGGAGAACGTCATTCGCGACGCCGTCACCTACACGGAGCACGCCCGCCGCAAGACCGTCACCGCCATGGACGTCGTCTACGCCCTCAAGCGACAGGGGCGAACCCTCTACGGCTTCGGCGGCTGA
- the LOC125516483 gene encoding protein H2A.6-like, which translates to MASLFSRAARITPDPAPLFPTPREGHPVAGEAARRRWPEGKGGERKKAVTRSVKAGLQFPVGRIGRYLKKGRYAQRVGSGAPVYLAAVLEYLAAEVLELAGNAAKDNKKTRIIPRHLLLAVRNDQELGRLLAGVTIAHGGVIPNINSVLLPKKSPAAAEKESTKSPKKKTAAKSPKKKTAATKE; encoded by the exons ATGGCGTCACTCTTCTCAAG AGCAGCGCGCATCACCCCCGATCCAGCACCCCTGTTCCCCACACCTCGAGAGGGACACCCCGTCGCCGGAGAAGCAGCAAGAAGAAGATGGCCGGAAGGAAAGGGCGGCGAGAGGAAGAAGGCGGTGACCCGCTCTGTGAAGGCCGGGCTCCAGTTCCCCGTGGGCCGCATCGGGCGCTACCTCAAGAAGGGCCGCTACGCCCAGCGCGTCGGCTCCGGCGCCCCCGTCTACCTCGCCGCCGTCCTCGAGTACCTCGCCGCCGAG GTCCTGGAGCTGGCCGGCAACGCGGCCAAGGACAACAAGAAGACGCGCATCATCCCGCGCCACCTGCTGCTCGCCGTCCGCAACGACCAGGAGCTCGGCAGGCTGCTCGCCGGCGTCACCATCGCCCACGGCGGCGTCATCCCCAACATCAACTCCGTGCTGCTCCCCAAGAagtcccccgccgccgccgagaaGGAGTCCACCAAGTCGCCCAAGAAGAAGACCGCCGCCAAGTCCCCCAAGAAGAAGACCGCAGCCACCAAGGAGTAG